Part of the Nicotiana sylvestris chromosome 2, ASM39365v2, whole genome shotgun sequence genome, AAAGTCAATAGTgtacaagtaaaagtgaacggagggcgTAAAATTTATTCTAATGTCCCCTAAGTTATCTTTTCACTTCTCTATTTTTAGAGCAACTTGTATAtatgattattttattaaattcgagattattttattttattttaatcttctcaatatatattttattttaattatgttcAGCACTACAGTATAAAAGGCTATTTTTGACTTTCACCTCCGAAACCCTAGTTATTGCCCCAACCCTTAGATATATAAGTGTACTACTCCATAATAAACTCCTTGAGCAAGGTGCGGGCCGCTTTTGCAGAAACCCTAGTTCCGGTGAGTCTCTTCTCTCTACCATTTTTACTTCTTTCCTTTCAGTTTTGCATCTAACGTATGCTATGTACCTCTGTTGCAGCAGGTAAGGGAGAAGAAGTGAACAACAATGGCGGTGCCTCTGCTTACCAAGAAGGTCGTGAAGAAGAGGGTTAAGAGGTTTATTAGACCCCAGAGTGACCGCAGAATCACTGTCAAGGTATAACAACCTTCTGTTATTATTATTAGCCCTTTCAGCTCCCCAAATTAACTTTGTTTTATTGTTGCATTTTTCCTTTTGTAAAATAAAGGAGATCTAATTGACCCTTGAAAggcaaaaaaggaaagaaaatttgAGTTGGTATTAAGTTTAATTGGTTTAGCTTTTGTTGATTTGGTTCGATTTTTGCTGGGTTTTTCGGATTTTACAAATATAGTTGATAATTCAAAGTAATTCATACTACCTAAGTTGACAAACAATGTATGAGTATGGCATTTCCTTTAAGATAATATTGTATCTTTTATCTAGACTTACAATGTATTATGACATTTCATTTGGAGGGCATAGACTAAACTTTAGAAAGGTCTTATGATAATGTTGGGATTGCTATGACTATGAACAAACTTTTTGTTTTCTTCGATGACCTCCCTCAATTTAGTCGTTTGGCTGTTTTTCTGAGTAATGGTGATGCTGCTAATAAGATTGAAAGATTTAAGTAATTTATATGCATGCCATTTGGTTGTTATGTATGGAATCATGTTGGTCAGTTGGTTTGAAATTTAGTTACCAGCTTCGTAAAGACACGCAGAAGCATGTAATTAGCGTTTTCAAATGTAGCTTCCCTTTAGCAGCTATCTGTACATGGCTTAATAAATTGAACCGATCTTTGAAGATATCTACGAAAGCCAGGTTGGATTTGAACTGTTGCTTCAGACCACATTATGCGGTGTAATTGATTTCTCTATGGTTAGCTATTATGGATTGCTAGGAAATCTTGTGAATTCACGTGGTGTCTCTAAAGGAAATCTTGTGAATTCACGTGGTGTTTCTAATAACGTGCTTTTGTGTTTCTTCAATTGTATTTCAGCTGAGCTGAGTGTACTAATTGAAACTGAGTATTCAATTATTTATAACAGGAAAGCTGGCGCAGACCCAAAGGTATCGATTCTAGAGTGAGGAGAAAGTTCAAGGGATGTGTCTTGATGCCCAACATTGGATACGGGTCTGACAAGAAGACCCGCCACTATCTTCCCAATGGTTTCAAGAAGTTTGTTGTGCATAATGCAAGTGAGCTTGAGGTCTTAATGATGCATAACAGGTAACATGATTAGCTCATTCATCTGTCTCATGTTTCTTACTATACCTACAGGTTTGATTTATCTTGTCTTGTCAACCAACATATTTCTTTTTTCCTTCCCAGAACTTACTGTGCAGAGATTGCACACAATGTTTCCACGAGGAAGAGGAAAGAGATTGTTGAGCGAGCTGCCCAGCTTGACGTTGTCATAACAAACAAGCTTGCTAGGTTGCGCAGCCAGGAGGATGAATGAGCATTTTGTCTTTAGATATCTCTATATTGTTAGCGTTTGCACTTGTTCcttgtgtttgtttgattaaCATTCTATTTTTCCCGAAGCGGATTTTGACTTATCCTATTGCTATCAAATgcttaaattttcagattttagtACACCTTTTTACCAGTGTTTTGGGTAAGTGGCTTTATGCTCTTTAGTATCTGCCGATCTGCATGTTTTACATTAAATGGCTAGA contains:
- the LOC104246097 gene encoding large ribosomal subunit protein eL32z, coding for MAVPLLTKKVVKKRVKRFIRPQSDRRITVKESWRRPKGIDSRVRRKFKGCVLMPNIGYGSDKKTRHYLPNGFKKFVVHNASELEVLMMHNRTYCAEIAHNVSTRKRKEIVERAAQLDVVITNKLARLRSQEDE